From the Solanum pennellii chromosome 4, SPENNV200 genome, one window contains:
- the LOC107016900 gene encoding AT-hook motif nuclear-localized protein 10-like, with translation MDSQKTSVGAKIIQTSSNHGELFGVVDKAQVIHVKTGEDIVSKIINLSQQGPMKICVHSATGGIRNVALQESATGAGIVTYEGQFFIISLSGSVMLSKSSRTCDLSVMLSRSDHIVLGGCVAGKLIAATPVQVVLSRFIPEKEKRESKGDDDAPKDIRIVDPSRSCVGN, from the exons ATGGATTCCCAAAAGACCTCTGTTGGTGCTAAAATCATTCAAACTTCATCAAATCATGGAGAACTTTTTG GTGTAGTTGATAAGGCACAGGTAATCCATGTGAAAACTGGAGAG GACATTGTGTCTaagataataaatttatcacAACAAGGACCTATGAAAATTTGTGTTCATTCTGCAACGGGTGGCATACGTAACGTCGCCCTCCAAGAGTCTGCAACGGGTGCTGGCATTGTGACATATGAG GGTCAATTTTTCATCATCTCATTATCAGGGTCAGTCATGTTGTCAAAAAGTAGTAGAACATGTGACCTTAGCGTGATGTTATCTAGGTCGGATCATATTGTTCTTGGAGGTTGCGTTGCTGGAAAGCTCATAGCTGCTACTCCGGTACAG GTGGTTCTGAGTAGATTTATTCCCGAAAAGGAAAAGCGCGagtctaagggtgatgatgatgCTCCCAAGGATATTCGAATCGTTGATCCCTCCCGTAGCTGTGTAGGCAATTGA